In one window of Melospiza melodia melodia isolate bMelMel2 chromosome 21, bMelMel2.pri, whole genome shotgun sequence DNA:
- the SERPINF1 gene encoding pigment epithelium-derived factor gives MQVPVVLLFLGLLTVPSRTQNSATEQNSATADGANAGEEEEDPFYKSPVNKLAAAVSNFGYDLYRQQSGRTATANVLLSPFSLATALSALSLGAGERTEDVISRALFYDLLNKAEVHDTYKELLGSVTGPEKSMKSASRIILEKRLRARPGFHSQLEKSYKMRPRALSGNSQLDLQEINTWARQQTKGRIMRFMKDMPTDVSILLAGAAFFKGTWKTKFDTKKTALKDFHLDEDRTVKVSMMSDPKAILRYGFDSELNCKIAQLPLTEGISAMFFLPTKVTQNMTLIEESLTSEFVHDVDKELKTVHAVLSLPKLKLNHEEALGSTIKETRLQSLFTSPDFSKISAKPLRLSHVQHKAMLELSEDGERSTPNPGATAARLTFPIEYHVDRPFLLVLRDDTTGTLLFIGKILDPRGV, from the exons ATGCAGGTTCCAGTGGTTCTCCTTTTCCTGGGTCTCCTAACTGTCCCAAGCAGAACCCAGAACTCAGCTACTGAGCAG AACTCTGCCACAGCTGATGGAGCCAACGctggtgaggaagaggaagatccATTCTACAAGAGCCCTGTGAACAAGCTGGCAGCTGCAGTCTCCAACTTTGGCTACGACCTGTACCGCCAGCAGTCCGGGCGCACGGCCACGGCCAACGTGCTGCTGTCCCCCTTCAGCCTGGCCACTGCACTTTCTGCCCTCTCCCTTG GGGCTGGAGAACGAACTGAGGATGTGATTTCCCGCGCGCTCTTCTACGATCTGCTCAACAAGGCTGAGGTCCACGACACCTACAAGGAGCTCCTGGGCAGTGTGACTGGGCCTGAGAAGAGCATGAAAAGTGCCTCCCGCATCATCCTGGAGAAAA GACTCAGGGCAAGGCCTGGATTTCACAGCCAGCTCGAGAAATCCTACAAGATGAGGCCGAGGGCACTGAGTGGCAACTCCCAGCTGGACCTGCAAGaaatcaacacctgggccaggcagcagacaaagggaaGGATCATGAGGTTCATGAAGGACATGCCCACAGATGTCAGCATTCTCCTTGCTGGGGCTGCTTTCTTCAAGG GAACATGGAAAACCAAGTTTGACACCAAGAAGACTGCCCTGAAGGACTTCCACCTGGATGAGGACAGGACTGTGAAGGTGTCCATGATGTCAGACCCCAAAGCCATCCTGAGATATGGTTTTGACTCAGAACTCAACTGCAAG ATTGCCCAGCTGCCCCTGACAGAGGGAATCAGTGCCATGTTCTTCCTGCCCACGAAGGTGACCCAGAACATGACTCTGATTGAGGAAAGCCTCACTTCTGAGTTTGTCCATGATGTGGACAAGGAGCTGAAGACAGTCCACGCTGTGCTGAGCCTGCCCAAACTAAAGCTGAACCACGAAGAGGCACTTGGCAGCACAATAAAGGAGACAA gGCTCCAATCACTTTTTACATCACCTGATTTCTCCAAGATTTCTGCCAAACCTCTGAGATTATCCCATGTGCAACACAAGGCAATGCTGGAGCTTAGTGAGGATGGGGAAAGATCCACACCAAACCCTGGGGCCACTGCTGCTCGTCTGACCTTCCCCATAGAATACCACGTGGACAGACCCTTCCTTCTGGTACTGAGGGATGACACCACTGGAACCCTCCTCTTCATTGGCAAGATCCTGGATCCCAGGGGGGTTTAG
- the SMYD4 gene encoding SET and MYND domain-containing protein 4 isoform X1 has protein sequence MALPVAEWQGRTARLWAALEPALRERLAAASLQDAVRLGCDVLRSKEEEEAALEQLCHRAPTGKKPEAASWYREQGNREFKRGRYQAALRLYSRAASHELPGSPEVSVCFANRSAALLHLGHFEVCLEDIARAESHGYPDRLLPKVLLRKAECLLCLGRLQDAQDFLRVLESKIALDGAMTTHLTRLKKLSQLKVKLGEKERCPEPAQGEHGGTQGEPEIWEENSSISGASSSLSLSFDAERGRHLVASQDIMAGQSLVKEEAFVSVLCPGESLALQDGDTAWDTRATNADLYCHRCLRQLLASVPCQGCSYAQYCSQDCADRAWQQYHRTECPLGALLLTLGVFCHVALRTVLLAGYAEVSRLVEGSHCGDKNLQNPEGSCRPLSEADAGAGSRGVPGCDSSGRYQSSYQALFHLLPHTEQHSPEHKFLCTLSVVALCKQLQAAGLEAAVLSQESPQQCSKPKTCEKTSEELSPELKTVAEAMLRHMLQLQCNAQAITVMQEMGPGDGAVVDKKPVRLATAFFPVLSLLNHSCCPNTSVSFSGTSVTVRAAQPISSGQEVLHCYGPHWCRMRVAERQQLLRQYFFKCRCPACLQELQSGVKSVVSIRNSFCCPKCRAQMQGEEDTLCCSIEACATSASRDHLSGRLQDLQQEIKKALELLRVGKADQAIKKLLKCRMDAETFLSPEHLMMGEMEDHLAQVYATVGKWQEAARHLRKSIEIVEMHHGPSSVETGHELFKLAQILFNGFAVSEALSTIQRAEGILSVHFGPQSAQMQELQEMKACLSELPRNILQRT, from the exons ATGGCGCTGCCCGTGGCGGAGTGGCAGGGCCGCACCGCCCGGCTCTGGGCCGCGCTGGAGCCGGCGCTGAGGGAGCGGCTGGCGGCGGCTTCGCTTCAGGACGCGGTGCGGTTGGGTTGCGATGTGCTCCG gagcaaggaggaggaggaggcagccctGGAGCAGTTGTGCCACCGGGCACCCACGGGCAAGAAGCCGGAGGCTGCGAGCTGGTACCGGGAGCAGGGAAACCGGGAATTCAAGCGGGGCCGGTACCAGGCTGCCCTGAGGCTCTACTCCAGG GCAGCATCCCACGAGCTCCCTGGGAGCCCCGAGGTGTCCGTGTGCTTTGCCAACCGCTCGGCCGCCCTTCTGCACCTGGGGCACTTTGAG GTTTGTTTGGAAGATATTGCCAGGGCTGAAAGCCATGGCTATCCAGACAGGCTGCTGCCCAAGGTCCTGCTGCGGAAAGCTGAGTGTCTGCTGTGCCTGGGGAGGTTGCAGGATGCACAGGATTTCCTCAGGGTGCTGGAGAGTAAAATTGCTCTGGATGGGGCCATGACTACACACCTGACGCGGCTAAAAAAGCTAAGTCAGCTGAAGGTTAAATTAGGTGAGAAAGAGAGGTGTCCAGAGCCTGCACAAGGAGAACATGGTGGCACTCAAGGGGAGCCAGAGATCTGGGAAGAGAACAGCAGCATTTCAGGTGCATCCTCATCCCTGAGCCTGAGTTTTGATGCAGAGAGAGGACGACACTTGGTGGCCTCCCAGGACATCATGGCAGGACAGAGCCTGGTGAAGGAGGAGGCCTTTGTGAGcgtgctgtgccctggggagaGCCTTGCCCTGCAGGATGGTGACACAGCGTGGGACACTCGAGCCACCAACGCAGACCTTTACTGCCACCGCTGTCTGAGGCAGCTCCTGGCCTCagtgccctgccagggctgcagttATGCCCAGTACTGCAGCCAGGACTGTGCAGACAGGGCCTGGCAGCAGTACCACAGGACAGAGTGTCCCCTGGGAGCGCTGCTCCTCACCCTGGGGGTCTTCTGCCACGTGGCCCTGAGGACTGTCCTGCTGGCAGGATATGCAGAGGTCAGCAGGCTGGTGGAAGGGTCCCACTGTGGGGACAAGAACCTTCAGAACCCTGAGGGAAGCTGCAGGCCTCTCAGTGAGGCAGatgcaggagctggcagcagaGGTGTCCCTGGCTGTGACAGCAGTGGTCGGTACCAGAGCTCTTACCAAGCCCTGTTCCACCTTTTGCCCcacactgagcagcacagccctgagcacaAGTTCCTCTGCACTCTCAGCGTGGTAGCTCTGTGCAAACAGCTGCAAGCAGCTGGCCTGGAGGCTGCTGTGTTGAGTCAGGAATCGCCTCAGCAGTGCTCCAAACCAAAGACATGTGAGAAAACCtcagaggaattgtccccagaGCTGAAGACTGTGGCAGAAGCAATGCTGAGGCACATGTTGCAGCTGCAGTGTAATGCACAAGCCATCACTGTAATGCAGGAGATGg GGCCTGGAGATGGGGCTGTTGTAGATAAGAAGCCTGTGAGGCTGGCAACAGCCTTCTTCCCTGTCCTCAGCCTCCTGAACCACTCGTGCTGCCCCAACACCAGCGTGTCATTCAGCGGGACATCTGTCACTGTCAGGGCAGCACAGCCAATCTCAAGTGGCCAAGAGGTTTTGCATTGCTATG GGCCTCACTGGTGCAGGATGAGGGTTGCTGAGAGACAGCAGCTTCTCAGGCAGTATTTCTTCAAGTGTCGCTGCCCAGCGTGCCTCCAGGAGTTACAGTCTGGTGTCAAGAGTGTGGTGTCCATCAGAAATTCATTCTGCTGTCCGAAATGCCGGGCCCAAATGCAG GGGGAAGAAGACACACTTTGCTGTTCAATTGAAGCTTGTGCAACCTCAGCCAGCAGAGATCACCTGTCTGGGCGTTTACAGGACCTTCAGCAAGAAATCAAGAAAGCTTTAGAGCTGCTGAGAGTCGGGAAGGCTG atcagGCTATCAAAAAGCTCCTGAAGTGTCGGATGGATGCTGAAACCTTTTTGTCCCCAGAGCATTTGATGATGGGAGAGATGGAGGATCATCTGGCACAGGTCTATGCTACTGTTG GGAAGTGGCAGGAAGCAGCCAGACACCTGAGGAAGAGTATTGAGATTGTGGAAATGCACCATGGGCCATCAAGTGTAGAAACAGGCCATGAACTTTTCAAGTTGGCACAAATCCTCTTCAATGG CTTTGCAGTTTCTGAAGCTCTGAGCACGATACAAAGAGCAGAGGGGATTTTGTCAGTGCACTTTGGTCCTCAGAGTGCTCAGATGCAGGAACTACAAGAGATGAAGGCCTGCCTGTCAGAGCTTCCCAGAAACATCCTTCAGAGGACTTAA
- the SMYD4 gene encoding SET and MYND domain-containing protein 4 isoform X3: MALPVAEWQGRTARLWAALEPALRERLAAASLQDAVRLGCDVLRSKEEEEAALEQLCHRAPTGKKPEAASWYREQGNREFKRGRYQAALRLYSRAASHELPGSPEVSVCFANRSAALLHLGHFEVCLEDIARAESHGYPDRLLPKVLLRKAECLLCLGRLQDAQDFLRVLESKIALDGAMTTHLTRLKKLSQLKVKLGPGDGAVVDKKPVRLATAFFPVLSLLNHSCCPNTSVSFSGTSVTVRAAQPISSGQEVLHCYGPHWCRMRVAERQQLLRQYFFKCRCPACLQELQSGVKSVVSIRNSFCCPKCRAQMQGEEDTLCCSIEACATSASRDHLSGRLQDLQQEIKKALELLRVGKADQAIKKLLKCRMDAETFLSPEHLMMGEMEDHLAQVYATVGKWQEAARHLRKSIEIVEMHHGPSSVETGHELFKLAQILFNGFAVSEALSTIQRAEGILSVHFGPQSAQMQELQEMKACLSELPRNILQRT; this comes from the exons ATGGCGCTGCCCGTGGCGGAGTGGCAGGGCCGCACCGCCCGGCTCTGGGCCGCGCTGGAGCCGGCGCTGAGGGAGCGGCTGGCGGCGGCTTCGCTTCAGGACGCGGTGCGGTTGGGTTGCGATGTGCTCCG gagcaaggaggaggaggaggcagccctGGAGCAGTTGTGCCACCGGGCACCCACGGGCAAGAAGCCGGAGGCTGCGAGCTGGTACCGGGAGCAGGGAAACCGGGAATTCAAGCGGGGCCGGTACCAGGCTGCCCTGAGGCTCTACTCCAGG GCAGCATCCCACGAGCTCCCTGGGAGCCCCGAGGTGTCCGTGTGCTTTGCCAACCGCTCGGCCGCCCTTCTGCACCTGGGGCACTTTGAG GTTTGTTTGGAAGATATTGCCAGGGCTGAAAGCCATGGCTATCCAGACAGGCTGCTGCCCAAGGTCCTGCTGCGGAAAGCTGAGTGTCTGCTGTGCCTGGGGAGGTTGCAGGATGCACAGGATTTCCTCAGGGTGCTGGAGAGTAAAATTGCTCTGGATGGGGCCATGACTACACACCTGACGCGGCTAAAAAAGCTAAGTCAGCTGAAGGTTAAATTAG GGCCTGGAGATGGGGCTGTTGTAGATAAGAAGCCTGTGAGGCTGGCAACAGCCTTCTTCCCTGTCCTCAGCCTCCTGAACCACTCGTGCTGCCCCAACACCAGCGTGTCATTCAGCGGGACATCTGTCACTGTCAGGGCAGCACAGCCAATCTCAAGTGGCCAAGAGGTTTTGCATTGCTATG GGCCTCACTGGTGCAGGATGAGGGTTGCTGAGAGACAGCAGCTTCTCAGGCAGTATTTCTTCAAGTGTCGCTGCCCAGCGTGCCTCCAGGAGTTACAGTCTGGTGTCAAGAGTGTGGTGTCCATCAGAAATTCATTCTGCTGTCCGAAATGCCGGGCCCAAATGCAG GGGGAAGAAGACACACTTTGCTGTTCAATTGAAGCTTGTGCAACCTCAGCCAGCAGAGATCACCTGTCTGGGCGTTTACAGGACCTTCAGCAAGAAATCAAGAAAGCTTTAGAGCTGCTGAGAGTCGGGAAGGCTG atcagGCTATCAAAAAGCTCCTGAAGTGTCGGATGGATGCTGAAACCTTTTTGTCCCCAGAGCATTTGATGATGGGAGAGATGGAGGATCATCTGGCACAGGTCTATGCTACTGTTG GGAAGTGGCAGGAAGCAGCCAGACACCTGAGGAAGAGTATTGAGATTGTGGAAATGCACCATGGGCCATCAAGTGTAGAAACAGGCCATGAACTTTTCAAGTTGGCACAAATCCTCTTCAATGG CTTTGCAGTTTCTGAAGCTCTGAGCACGATACAAAGAGCAGAGGGGATTTTGTCAGTGCACTTTGGTCCTCAGAGTGCTCAGATGCAGGAACTACAAGAGATGAAGGCCTGCCTGTCAGAGCTTCCCAGAAACATCCTTCAGAGGACTTAA
- the SMYD4 gene encoding SET and MYND domain-containing protein 4 isoform X2, producing MALPVAEWQGRTARLWAALEPALRERLAAASLQDAVRLGCDVLRSKEEEEAALEQLCHRAPTGKKPEAASWYREQGNREFKRGRYQAALRLYSRVCLEDIARAESHGYPDRLLPKVLLRKAECLLCLGRLQDAQDFLRVLESKIALDGAMTTHLTRLKKLSQLKVKLGEKERCPEPAQGEHGGTQGEPEIWEENSSISGASSSLSLSFDAERGRHLVASQDIMAGQSLVKEEAFVSVLCPGESLALQDGDTAWDTRATNADLYCHRCLRQLLASVPCQGCSYAQYCSQDCADRAWQQYHRTECPLGALLLTLGVFCHVALRTVLLAGYAEVSRLVEGSHCGDKNLQNPEGSCRPLSEADAGAGSRGVPGCDSSGRYQSSYQALFHLLPHTEQHSPEHKFLCTLSVVALCKQLQAAGLEAAVLSQESPQQCSKPKTCEKTSEELSPELKTVAEAMLRHMLQLQCNAQAITVMQEMGPGDGAVVDKKPVRLATAFFPVLSLLNHSCCPNTSVSFSGTSVTVRAAQPISSGQEVLHCYGPHWCRMRVAERQQLLRQYFFKCRCPACLQELQSGVKSVVSIRNSFCCPKCRAQMQGEEDTLCCSIEACATSASRDHLSGRLQDLQQEIKKALELLRVGKADQAIKKLLKCRMDAETFLSPEHLMMGEMEDHLAQVYATVGKWQEAARHLRKSIEIVEMHHGPSSVETGHELFKLAQILFNGFAVSEALSTIQRAEGILSVHFGPQSAQMQELQEMKACLSELPRNILQRT from the exons ATGGCGCTGCCCGTGGCGGAGTGGCAGGGCCGCACCGCCCGGCTCTGGGCCGCGCTGGAGCCGGCGCTGAGGGAGCGGCTGGCGGCGGCTTCGCTTCAGGACGCGGTGCGGTTGGGTTGCGATGTGCTCCG gagcaaggaggaggaggaggcagccctGGAGCAGTTGTGCCACCGGGCACCCACGGGCAAGAAGCCGGAGGCTGCGAGCTGGTACCGGGAGCAGGGAAACCGGGAATTCAAGCGGGGCCGGTACCAGGCTGCCCTGAGGCTCTACTCCAGG GTTTGTTTGGAAGATATTGCCAGGGCTGAAAGCCATGGCTATCCAGACAGGCTGCTGCCCAAGGTCCTGCTGCGGAAAGCTGAGTGTCTGCTGTGCCTGGGGAGGTTGCAGGATGCACAGGATTTCCTCAGGGTGCTGGAGAGTAAAATTGCTCTGGATGGGGCCATGACTACACACCTGACGCGGCTAAAAAAGCTAAGTCAGCTGAAGGTTAAATTAGGTGAGAAAGAGAGGTGTCCAGAGCCTGCACAAGGAGAACATGGTGGCACTCAAGGGGAGCCAGAGATCTGGGAAGAGAACAGCAGCATTTCAGGTGCATCCTCATCCCTGAGCCTGAGTTTTGATGCAGAGAGAGGACGACACTTGGTGGCCTCCCAGGACATCATGGCAGGACAGAGCCTGGTGAAGGAGGAGGCCTTTGTGAGcgtgctgtgccctggggagaGCCTTGCCCTGCAGGATGGTGACACAGCGTGGGACACTCGAGCCACCAACGCAGACCTTTACTGCCACCGCTGTCTGAGGCAGCTCCTGGCCTCagtgccctgccagggctgcagttATGCCCAGTACTGCAGCCAGGACTGTGCAGACAGGGCCTGGCAGCAGTACCACAGGACAGAGTGTCCCCTGGGAGCGCTGCTCCTCACCCTGGGGGTCTTCTGCCACGTGGCCCTGAGGACTGTCCTGCTGGCAGGATATGCAGAGGTCAGCAGGCTGGTGGAAGGGTCCCACTGTGGGGACAAGAACCTTCAGAACCCTGAGGGAAGCTGCAGGCCTCTCAGTGAGGCAGatgcaggagctggcagcagaGGTGTCCCTGGCTGTGACAGCAGTGGTCGGTACCAGAGCTCTTACCAAGCCCTGTTCCACCTTTTGCCCcacactgagcagcacagccctgagcacaAGTTCCTCTGCACTCTCAGCGTGGTAGCTCTGTGCAAACAGCTGCAAGCAGCTGGCCTGGAGGCTGCTGTGTTGAGTCAGGAATCGCCTCAGCAGTGCTCCAAACCAAAGACATGTGAGAAAACCtcagaggaattgtccccagaGCTGAAGACTGTGGCAGAAGCAATGCTGAGGCACATGTTGCAGCTGCAGTGTAATGCACAAGCCATCACTGTAATGCAGGAGATGg GGCCTGGAGATGGGGCTGTTGTAGATAAGAAGCCTGTGAGGCTGGCAACAGCCTTCTTCCCTGTCCTCAGCCTCCTGAACCACTCGTGCTGCCCCAACACCAGCGTGTCATTCAGCGGGACATCTGTCACTGTCAGGGCAGCACAGCCAATCTCAAGTGGCCAAGAGGTTTTGCATTGCTATG GGCCTCACTGGTGCAGGATGAGGGTTGCTGAGAGACAGCAGCTTCTCAGGCAGTATTTCTTCAAGTGTCGCTGCCCAGCGTGCCTCCAGGAGTTACAGTCTGGTGTCAAGAGTGTGGTGTCCATCAGAAATTCATTCTGCTGTCCGAAATGCCGGGCCCAAATGCAG GGGGAAGAAGACACACTTTGCTGTTCAATTGAAGCTTGTGCAACCTCAGCCAGCAGAGATCACCTGTCTGGGCGTTTACAGGACCTTCAGCAAGAAATCAAGAAAGCTTTAGAGCTGCTGAGAGTCGGGAAGGCTG atcagGCTATCAAAAAGCTCCTGAAGTGTCGGATGGATGCTGAAACCTTTTTGTCCCCAGAGCATTTGATGATGGGAGAGATGGAGGATCATCTGGCACAGGTCTATGCTACTGTTG GGAAGTGGCAGGAAGCAGCCAGACACCTGAGGAAGAGTATTGAGATTGTGGAAATGCACCATGGGCCATCAAGTGTAGAAACAGGCCATGAACTTTTCAAGTTGGCACAAATCCTCTTCAATGG CTTTGCAGTTTCTGAAGCTCTGAGCACGATACAAAGAGCAGAGGGGATTTTGTCAGTGCACTTTGGTCCTCAGAGTGCTCAGATGCAGGAACTACAAGAGATGAAGGCCTGCCTGTCAGAGCTTCCCAGAAACATCCTTCAGAGGACTTAA
- the RPA1 gene encoding replication protein A 70 kDa DNA-binding subunit, translated as MSVRLSEGAIAAIMQGEEVSKPVLQVINTRAIATGTGPPRYRVLMSDGVNTLSSFMLATQLNSLVEEERLSARCVCQVNRFIVNSLKDGRRVVILMDVNVLHTADQVGGPIGNPQPYSEGQGQRSAAPAGNPAASKPQQQNGNLSGAGPAAPKYHAPSHQFGKASAPSALKTPGGSQIKVVPIASLNPYQSKWTICARVTQKGQIRTWSNSRGEGKLFSIELVDESGEIRATAFNDQADKFFPLIELNKVYYFTKGNLKTANKQYTAVKNDYEITFTNETSVVPCDDAQHLPSVQFDFVSISDLENTPKDSIVDVIGICKSYEDVTKITVKANNREVSKRNVHLMDTSGKLVTATLWGNEAEQFDGSRQPVIAIKGARVSDFGGRSLSVLSSSTVVINPDSPEAFKLRGWFDSEGQLLECTSISDVRGGPAAGANTNWKTLFEAKSENLGQGDKADYFSCVGTIVHLRKENCMYQACPSQDCNKKVIDQQNGLYRCEKCDREFPNFKYRLMLLVTIADCLEYQWVTCFQDTAEFILGQNAAFLGELKEKNEQAFEEVFQNANFNTYEFRIRVKLETYNDESRIKATALDVKPVNYREYSKRLIANIRRNAQLG; from the exons ATGAGCGTGCGGCTGAGCGAAGGGGCCATCGCG GCCATAATGCAAGGGGAGGAGGTCTCCAAGCCCGTGCTGCAAGTCATC AATACACGGGCTATTGCCACAGGAACTGGGCCCCCACGTTACAGAGTACTGATGAGTGATGGGGTGAACACCCTCTCCT CATTCATGTTGGCAACACAGCTGAACTCCCTGGTGGAAGAGGAACGCTTGTCAGCCCGGTGTGTTTGCCAGGTTAACAGATTCATTGTCAACAGCCTGAAAGATGGAAG GAGAGTGGTGATCCTGATGGATGTGAATGTCCTGCACACTGCTGATCAGGTTGGTGGGCCCATAGGCAATCCCCAGCCATACAGTGAGG GACAAGGGCAACgttctgcagctccagcaggaaaCCCAGCAGCCAGCAAACCACAGCAGCAAAATGGCAATTTGTCTGGAGCAG GTCCTGCTGCTCCCAAGTACCACGCTCCCTCCCACCAGTTTGGAAAAGcgagtgctcccagtgccctgaagACACCTGGGGGGTCTCAGATCAAAGTGGTGCCCATTGCCAGCTTGAATCCATACCAGTCCAA GTGGACCATTTGTGCTCGTGTTACCCAAAAAGGTCAGATCCGCACGTGGAGCAACTCTCGTGGGGAAGGAAAGCTCTTTTCCATAGAGCTGGTTGATGAAAGT GGTGAGATTAGAGCTACTGCATTCAACGATCAAGCAGACAAGTTCTTTCCACTCATTGAATTGAACAAG GTATATTATTTTACCAAAGGCAATTTGAAGACTGCTAACAAGCAATATACAGCTGTTAAGAATGACTACGAGATTACATTCACTAATGAGACTTCAGTTGTGCCCTGTGATGATGCCCAGCATCTTCCATCTGTTCAGTTTGATTTTGTATCCATCTCTGACTTGGAGAACACGCCCAAAGACTCGATTGTTG ATGTAATTGGAATTTGCAAGAGCTACGAAGATGTCACTAAAATTACAGTGAAAGCTAACAATAGAGAGGTTTCAAAGAGGAACGTGCATCTGATGGATACATCAGGGAAACTGGTGACAGCTACACTGTGGGGAAATGAG GCTGAACAGTTTGATGGCTCCAGACAACCTGTGATTGCCATCAAAGGAGCCCGTGTCTCTGACTTTGGTGGCAGAAGCCTGTCTGTCCTGTCCTCCAGCACAGTTGTCATCAACCCTGATAGCCCAGAGGCTTTCAAGCTCCGAGGATG GTTTGACTCTGAGGGGCAGCTTCTGGAATGTACCTCCATCTCTGATGTGAGGGGTGGGCCAGCAGCTGGAGCAAATACCAACTGGAAAACTTTGTTTGAAGCCAAATCTGAGAACTTGGGACAAGGAGATAAG GCAGATTATTTTAGCTGTGTGGGCACCATTGTACATCTGCGCAAGGAGAACTGCATGTACCAGGCGTGTCCCTCCCAGGATTGCAACAAGAAGGTGATAGACCAGCAGAACGGCCTTTACCGCTGCGAGAAGTGCGACCGCGAATTCCCCAACTTCAAGTACCGCCTGATGCTCCTG GTGACCATTGCAGACTGTCTGGAATATCAGTGGGTGACTTGTTTTCAAGACACAGCAGAATTCATTCTTGgccaaaatgcagcttttctggGAGAACTGAAGGAAAAG AACGAGCAGGCTTTTGAAGAAGTGTTCCAGAATGCAAACTTCAACACCTACGAGTTCAGGATCCGGGTGAAACTGGAGACTTACAAC GACGAGTCTCGTATTAAGGCCACAGCGCTGGACGTCAAACCCGTGAACTACAGAGAATACAGCAAGAGGTTGATTGCCAACATCAGGAGGAATGCTCAGCTGGGATGA